In Corylus avellana chromosome ca2, CavTom2PMs-1.0, the following proteins share a genomic window:
- the LOC132172897 gene encoding F-box/kelch-repeat protein At3g06240-like, which translates to MANELPEDLVMQILLWLPVVSLLRFKCVCKSWYALITHQNFVRKHLLHNNNNNSNTHLLLKTSNKTMDDYVVSTISYEGLQITPLTPLTQPVPPQYFRNGEEFGEFSEVFSISVVGSCNGLVCIHACDKLKVVIWNPTTRETKVVPESNLPIFAPAGYCTHIQGMGFGFDAKTNDYKVINFVSMYEPNFDSYFTKDVKEIIYQKEVYSLSTDSWRKVDGPQCFIVEHVPMTYITGMGSWLAYVDYVNQRDLFVLSFDMSNEVFLKTPLPDNVNGQALLVLNESIAMVAFKPVDDNWREIGFDIWLLLKVGVKDSWNRLFTIGPSIARIHQPLGFWKNDTMFLTKIDSGQLFLYDPSTQQMTDLQIHGHSDSKEMQLVTYMETLVSVKGGNESEE; encoded by the coding sequence ATGGCCAACGAATTGCCTGAAGACTTGGTGATGCAGATTCTGCTATGGCTTCCGGTCGTCTCTCTCTTGCGTTTCAAGTGCGTCTGCAAATCCTGGTACGCTCTCATCACACACCAAAACTTCGTAAGAAAACACCTCctacacaacaacaacaacaacagcaacacCCACCTTCTCCTTAAAACGAGCAACAAAACAATGGACGATTATGTTGTATCCACGATTTCTTATGAAGGACTCCAAATAACCCCCCTTACCCCCCTTACACAACCTGTACCTCCACAGTATTTTAGGAACGGCGAGGAGTTTGGCGAGTTTAGCGAGGTGTTTAGTATTTCTGTGGTGGGTTCTTGCAATGGTCTCGTTTGTATCCATGCTTGCGATAAATTGAAGGTTGTTATATGGAACCCTACAACTAGAGAAACAAAGGTTGTCCCCGAATCAAACCTGCCCATCTTCGCCCCCGCTGGCTATTGCACCCATATTCAAGGTATGGGATTTGGTTTTGATGCCAAAACTAATGACTACAAGGTAATCAACTTTGTTAGTATGTATGAACCAAATTTCGACAGCTATTTTACGAAGGACGTTAAAGAAATCATATACCAAAAAGAGGTATACAGCTTAAGCACCGATTCTTGGAGAAAAGTTGATGGACCCCAGTGTTTTATTGTGGAACATGTTCCGATGACATACATCACTGGGATGGGTTCTTGGCTGGCATATGTTGATTATGTTAATCAACGGGACTTATTTGTTTTGTCATTTGACATGAGCAATGAGGTATTCCTAAAAACACCACTTCCAGATAATGTTAATGGGCAAGCCCTTTTGGTGTTGAATGAATCGATAGCCATGGTTGCTTTCAAGCCGGTTGACGACAATTGGAGGGAGATTGGATTTGATATATGGTTGTTACTTAAAGTTGGTGTTAAGGACTCCTGGAATAGGCTTTTTACTATTGGACCATCGATTGCAAGAATTCACCAACCATTAGGATTTTGGAAGAATGACACCATGTTCTTGACTAAAATTGATAGCGGACAACTGTTCTTGTATGACCCCTCTACCCAACAAATGACTGATCTCCAAATTCATGGACATAGTGACTCGAAGGAGATGCAGTTGGTTACTTATATGGAGACCCTAGTTTCTGTCAAGGGAGGAAATGAATCTGAAGAATAG